From the genome of Terriglobales bacterium:
AGGGCGAGACCACGAAATCCGCGCCGGCGGTGCGCAGGTGCTTTTCCGCACCCTCCTCGCTGGCCCGGGCGATGATCTTCAGCCGCGGGTTGATGCCCCGCGCGGTCAGCACAATATAGATGTTGATGGCGTCGGTGGTGGTGGCGGCCACCAGCCCCTGGGCGCGCTCGATCTGCGCCTTGCGCAGCGTCTCTTCCTGGGTGGCGTCGCCGGAAAGCACTAGCCAGGCTTCACTCAGGCGGTCGAGCCTGGCCTGATTGTTCTCCACCATCACGAAAGGAACCGGCTTGCGCGCCAGTTCCGCCGCGGCGGCCCGCCCCACGCGCCCCGCGCCGCAGATGATGTAGTGGTCCGAAAGCCGGGAGATGTCGCGTTCCATCCTGCGCCTTCCGAAGAATTGCTGCAGCTCGAATTCTAGCAAAGCCTGGGTGAGCGCGCCGATACCCAGGAACACCAGCCCCACGCCCGAGATCAGCAGCCCCAGATTGAAGATGCGCCCGGTGTGCGAGAGCGGATGCACTTCCTGATAGCCGACCGTGGTCAAGCTGATGACCACCATGTAGAACGAGTCGAACCAGGACCAGCCTTCCAGGTAGTGGAAGCCGGCGGTCCCGACCAGCGCC
Proteins encoded in this window:
- a CDS encoding potassium channel protein, whose product is MKPLRNLRVVGLALLGLALVGTAGFHYLEGWSWFDSFYMVVISLTTVGYQEVHPLSHTGRIFNLGLLISGVGLVFLGIGALTQALLEFELQQFFGRRRMERDISRLSDHYIICGAGRVGRAAAAELARKPVPFVMVENNQARLDRLSEAWLVLSGDATQEETLRKAQIERAQGLVAATTTDAINIYIVLTARGINPRLKIIARASEEGAEKHLRTAGADFVVSPYSFAGHRIAQSFLRPNVLDFLDIATAHDQKLEVEIEEVLVEEGSRVAGVSIGDSRIHESMGVIILAIKRAGTAMSFNPAASDRIQSGDNLIAVGQASGLRQLEEAAAAGGRGAGS